A genomic window from Gemmatimonadota bacterium includes:
- a CDS encoding MoaD/ThiS family protein, translating into MAVTVRIPTPLRKFTGDQSDVEVQGATVGEAIDNLEAQHAGIKEHMVDESGAIRRFVNVYVNEEDIRFLDGPDTDLRDGDQVTIVPAIAGGCSF; encoded by the coding sequence ATGGCTGTGACAGTTCGGATTCCAACGCCTCTGCGCAAATTTACAGGTGATCAATCCGATGTAGAAGTGCAGGGCGCGACGGTTGGGGAAGCTATCGACAATCTCGAAGCACAGCATGCGGGCATTAAGGAACACATGGTCGATGAGTCGGGCGCTATTCGACGCTTTGTCAATGTGTATGTCAATGAAGAGGATATTCGTTTTCTGGATGGACCCGATACTGACCTCAGAGATGGCGATCAGGTGACTATTGTGCCTGCGATTGCCGGTGGGTGTTCCTTTTAA
- a CDS encoding Rrf2 family transcriptional regulator, with protein sequence MMHISAKGDYGLRAVLDLCLHDGEGPVLRTDIAARQNIPAAYLVQLLNLLRKAGLVHSIRGPKGGHVLLKRPDELTVEEVLAALEGPVNLVDKREKAEDAGTDVLNDVWEAVGTAVHDVLSSVTFADLCRKYRARQMPVTFRI encoded by the coding sequence ATGATGCACATTTCCGCTAAAGGTGACTACGGTTTGCGCGCGGTCTTAGATCTGTGTTTGCACGATGGGGAAGGGCCAGTTTTGCGTACCGATATCGCTGCGCGGCAAAATATCCCCGCAGCGTATTTGGTACAGTTGCTCAATCTTTTGCGAAAAGCTGGTTTGGTACACAGTATTCGTGGTCCCAAAGGCGGACATGTGTTGTTGAAACGTCCGGATGAACTGACTGTGGAAGAGGTATTGGCTGCTCTGGAAGGCCCCGTCAATTTGGTGGATAAGCGCGAGAAGGCTGAGGATGCGGGAACAGATGTGCTCAATGATGTGTGGGAAGCTGTGGGGACTGCTGTACACGATGTCCTGTCATCGGTGACATTTGCCGATTTATGTCGAAAGTACCGGGCGCGTCAGATGCCTGTCACATTCCGGATATGA
- the cysK gene encoding cysteine synthase A → MDGAKTGHTVLDLVGNTPMVKLNSIRPANGAQLWAKLEFFNPAGSVKDRTALAMVEAAEKSGQLKPGMTIVEPTSGNTGIGLAMVAAIKNYRLIITMPEGVSDERTRLLKAYGAEVVLTPTREGMRGAIEKAWTLKDKNCFIPMQFENPANPEIHRQTTAREMISQLEGVPDAFVAGVGTGGTVTGVGEVFKQVRSDVVIVGVEPGDSAVLSGGEPGPTEIDGLGAGMIPDVLNTEILDRVIAVSNSDARKMSKRLAREEGLLVGISSGAAAHAAVVVASAMRPQQMVATVLCDTGERYLGTFLFG, encoded by the coding sequence ATGGATGGCGCGAAAACTGGACATACGGTGTTGGACCTCGTGGGCAACACGCCCATGGTAAAGTTGAACTCGATAAGACCTGCAAATGGTGCTCAGCTTTGGGCGAAATTGGAATTTTTTAATCCGGCGGGTAGTGTAAAAGATCGCACGGCTCTCGCTATGGTTGAGGCAGCAGAAAAAAGTGGACAACTCAAGCCCGGTATGACCATTGTGGAACCGACCAGTGGCAATACGGGTATTGGCCTTGCCATGGTGGCTGCAATAAAAAATTATCGGCTGATCATTACCATGCCCGAAGGCGTCAGCGACGAGCGCACCCGATTGCTCAAAGCTTATGGTGCCGAGGTTGTGCTAACACCCACCCGCGAGGGGATGCGCGGTGCGATTGAAAAAGCGTGGACGCTTAAGGATAAAAATTGTTTTATTCCGATGCAGTTTGAAAATCCCGCCAATCCCGAGATTCACCGGCAGACCACTGCCCGCGAGATGATTTCACAACTCGAGGGCGTTCCCGATGCTTTTGTCGCAGGTGTGGGAACAGGTGGCACTGTGACCGGTGTGGGCGAAGTCTTTAAGCAAGTGCGATCAGATGTCGTGATCGTCGGGGTGGAGCCAGGGGATTCTGCAGTGTTATCGGGCGGAGAACCTGGTCCTACTGAGATCGATGGCCTGGGCGCAGGCATGATTCCAGATGTGCTGAATACGGAAATACTGGATCGCGTGATTGCCGTATCCAATTCGGATGCGCGCAAGATGTCAAAGCGATTGGCGCGCGAAGAGGGCTTGCTGGTGGGGATTTCGTCTGGTGCAGCAGCACACGCAGCCGTTGTTGTCGCTTCAGCGATGAGACCCCAACAGATGGTCGCAACGGTATTGTGCGATACCGGTGAACGGTATTTGGGCACGTTTTTGTTTGGGTGA
- the rpsT gene encoding 30S ribosomal protein S20, whose translation MPTLASSKKRMRQAERARLRNKSTRSSLRTSLKKILETNSKEEAEALINRTQSIIDKTAKKGVIHRNAAARYKSRVRRHVAALES comes from the coding sequence TTGCCCACATTGGCATCTTCAAAAAAACGCATGCGCCAGGCTGAAAGAGCCAGGCTCCGCAACAAGAGTACGCGCTCGTCTTTGCGTACTTCTCTAAAAAAGATATTGGAGACAAATAGCAAAGAAGAAGCAGAAGCACTGATCAATCGCACGCAGTCCATCATTGACAAAACAGCAAAAAAAGGCGTTATCCACCGCAATGCGGCCGCCCGCTACAAATCGAGAGTACGGCGCCATGTCGCTGCCCTTGAGTCGTAA